The following are encoded in a window of Arctopsyche grandis isolate Sample6627 chromosome 4, ASM5162203v2, whole genome shotgun sequence genomic DNA:
- the LOC143910814 gene encoding cell adhesion molecule Dscam1-like: MCVHFEYAPLWELDPLGPEDNGLNLYLHIYGIFAMISNVSFKPLYRIGKSSVQATALGTEASGSIPPRLVQRPPTEFTVEKESDVELPCIAHGNPPPTVSWYREVNGRRDTMGRSGDRGRLIIRSATLGDSGRWGCRAHSPLGEQIAVTTLIVVTHLSATIEPEHSVINSGDRVILNCTVRGSFDGEVEWLRQGHSVGTPGSGAGRLRRLPPSSLLLSSMTREDAGLYQCIARKGSDSAQATARILLGDTSPELHYTFIEQALRPGSPVSLRCSASGTPPPRFTWYLDGQPLKDLLPIHRYTFGQYVEHSDNVVSHLNISLARAEDGGLYSCKAENSVGSLTHTARLNIYGQPYIRFIAPLKAVASTNITIYCPYSGYPISEVNWERQGTNLASSLRHSEVDGGLRIFSVGAGDAGLYTCSVTSPAGELAKRDLQLNVLKPPQLAPFVFPTNVEEGSNIQATCSVMSGDRPIYFSWLKDSLPIPSGLEVEQRSVEFFSLLIIKEVSSAHSGTYTCVASNNAAKSNFSSELVVRVAPQWIYEPHDVSTLIGTPVKIHCAAKGFPIPQVSWMKGQAGPSTQNFHPLEAFDSRLFENGTLSIQSASPQDEGYYLCKATNNIGLGLSKTIFIGVNEPPRFEHGSRNISTKREDSVTLYCEVFGDNPIQVIWTHNMNRLDANNYRLIISEIKTETGMRSELNIRQTDRQDSGLYKCQAENSFGRSELVIYLAVQERPDSPVGLEVVEVSSRMVRLGWRRSFDGNSPVVSYMVQYGLLQSANDWDAATTTNVTLPARVSTDRSSELSKIESKEQAIISGLQPATTYILRMLAINQIDHSSFTSSVIAKTLEEAPNESPRNIQVLATGAGELHVTWQAPPRDKWNGELLGYTIVWQEHSQVPNSINNTKSASVSGWTTSKFTITGLNKFTRYSVSVKAFNSVSHGPSNIPITVTTLEGVPEAPPDDVMCTALSAQSIKIAWRPPPIQYRGGIIQGYKVHYRPIQITDNLEQWTSSEVKRTSGTETQLHALRPHTTYALQVRAYTAAGDGVSSRPVHCITDEDLPGQPKGIKALSLTGESVLVSWLPPNKPNGHIKHYTVYVREAIKSGKHNTYTVQSNDTSNHVINTGEIMYTIKTLKDGHLYDFWVSATTNTGEGEPSTIISQEPTQKSPARIASFGGSISAGSGSAVILNCRTAGTPTPRTRWLRADAPVTHHHSLTISSNGDLHIPKIDPTLADNYTCVARNPGGEDSITYLIKVLSPPSPPAIHILSPQESHSLKLKLEPPLPSYDTTPPQGYTLTFKRENEEWQTIDLSPDTSTFTLEDLKCGSMYHIYVAAHNRVGEGNPSSVIIASTKGGAPKVPPETDFILTNATTLRMNMFTWEDLGCPIMQYIIEYKQLGSVHWIRVDSQHNDDMMYISDLVPATWYQLKISASNEAGATMANYNFATTTISGARIAAPSNYPDDGIYSDDNMTDSVVLLILCIIITIAAIVMAYLLLKKRRQETRHEDKSEDENCRNCQQVYSALPMKPNGKVIDDTSEMYEISPYATFSVGAGPQPSRSVTAATLDYTLQFRTFGHSENEGLNPPPPPPCAGYPNRPARFRHKRCYHSNDEDSTISKAETVRLARNTGPGRRRPGAPAPSPPDAVDSDSEDSGNTDARCSHRPRPARALHHADSEIDNAEHQRAENYLNIKKDQRLLEDTRLTLYPRETTNKMEKSRPLEMRKCDDEV; this comes from the exons ATGTGTGTACACTTTGAATACGCTCCATTGTGGGAGCTAGATCCTCTGGGACCCGAGGACAAtggtttgaatttatatttacatatatacggtATCTTTGCGATGATTTCGAATGTAAGTTTTAAACCGTTGTACCGTATTGGAAAATCTTCAGTTCAAGCAACGGCTTTAGGTACTG AGGCATCTGGCAGTATTCCACCAAGATTGGTTCAGAGACCACCTACAGAGTTCACAGTTGAAAAAGAATCCGATGTTGAGCTTCCGTGCATAGCACACGGAAACCCTCCACCTACAGTCTC GTGGTATCGTGAGGTGAATGGGAGACGCGATACAATGGGAAGGTCTGGAGACAGAGGACGTCTCATCATCAGATCGGCAACTCTCGGTGACTCGGGTCGTTGGGGATGCAGAGCACACTCACCCCTCGGAGAACAGATTGCCGTGACTACACTGATAGTGGTCACCCATCTAAGTGCCACCATTGAGCCCGAGCACTCA GTGATAAATTCTGGCGATCGTGTCATATTGAATTGCACCGTTCGTGGATCCTTTGACGGGGAAGTGGAGTGGCTGCGTCAAGGTCATTCTGTTGGAACGCCTGGGTCTGGAGCTGGTCGTCTGCGACGTCTCCCACCTTCAAGTCTACTCCTGTCGAGCATGACTCGCGAAGATGCTGGATTGTATCAATGCATAGCCAGGAAGGGCTCGGATAGTGCTCAAGCAACAGCACGAATATTGCTCGGAG ACACGTCTCCAGAATTACACTATACGTTCATTGAACAGGCTTTGAGACCTGGATCACCAGTGTCTTTGAGATGTTCGGCTAGTGGTACACCTCCGCCTAGGTTCACTTGGTACTTGGACGGACAACCATTGAAAGATTTATTACCAATCCATAG atatactttTGGACAATACGTGGAGCATTCCGATAATGTTGTCAGCCATTTGAACATATCATTAGCTCGTGCTGAAGACGGTGGATTGTATTCTTGCAAGGCTGAAAATTCTGTCGGTTCTCTTACGCACACAGCCAGACTTAATATCTATG gtCAACCTTATATAAGATTTATAGCACCATTGAAAGCCGTAGCCAGTactaatattacaatatattgtcCATATTCGGGTTATCCCATCAG tGAAGTAAACTGGGAAAGACAGGGTACAAATTTAGCAAGCAGTTTGAGGCATTCTGAAGTAGACGGTGGATTGAGGATTTTCAGTGTCGGTGCAGGAGATGCTGGCCTGTATACGTGTTCGGTGACGAGTCCTGCTGGTGAATTGGCAAAAAGAGATCTACAATTGAACGTTTTAA AACCACCACAGTTGGCACCGTTTGTATTTCCGACGAATGTTGAGGAGGGCAGCAACATACAGGCGACGTGCAGTGTCATGTCTGGAGATAGACCCATTTATTTTTCATGGTTAAAAGACAGTCTTCCAATTCCGTCCGGCCTCGAG gTGGAACAAAGGAGTGTGGAGTTTTTTAGTCTATTGATCATTAAAGAAGTTAGTTCAGCTCATAGTGGTACTTATACTTGTGTGGCGAGCAACAATGCTGCAAAATCTAACTTTTCCTCAGAGCTTGTAGTGCGAG TTGCTCCACAGTGGATTTATGAACCACACGATGTATCCACTTTAATTGGCACACCGGTGAAAATACATTGTGCGGCTAAAGGATTTCCAATACCACAAGTATCGTGGATGAAAGGACAAG CCGGTCCATCAACGCAAAATTTTCATCCATTAGAAGCATTCGACTCACgattatttgaaaatggcacTTTGTCCATACAGTCGGCTAGTCCGCAAGATGAAGGATATTATCTTTGTAAAGCGACAAATAATATTGGTCTAGGCTTAagcaaaactatttttattggAGTTAATG AACCACCTAGATTTGAACATGGttcaagaaatatttcaacTAAACGTGAAGATTCTGTCACTCTTTACTGTGAAGTGTTTGGCGATAATCCTATACAAGTGATTTGGACTCACAATATGAATCGTCTCGATGCAAATAACtatag GTTAATAATATCAGAAATAAAAACAGAAACTGGAATGAGATCAGAACTAAACATAAGACAAACCGACCGTCAAGATTCAGGTCTATACAAGTGTCAAGCAGAAAATTCATTCGGAAGAAGTGAACTCGTCATATATCTAGCAGTTcaag AACGGCCAGACTCACCGGTAGGATTAGAAGTAGTAGAGGTAAGCAGCAGAATGGTAAGATTAGGCTGGAGAAGATCTTTCGATGGAAACAGTCCCGTTGTGAGCTATATGGTACAATATGGTTTGTTACAATCTGCTAACGATTGGGATGCTGCTACAaccacaaatgtaacattaccAGCTAGAGTATCAACAGATCGAAG CTCTGAACTTAGTAAGATAGAATCCAAAGAACAAGCAATCATAAGTGGACTGCAACCAGCAACTACATATATCCTCAGAATGCTGGCGATTAACCAAATAGATCACAGCAGTTTCACTAGTTCTGTCATTGCCAAAACACTTGAAGAAG CTCCAAATGAATCTCCCAGAAATATACAAGTCCTAGCAACTGGAGCTGGAGAGCTACATGTTACGTGGCAG GCTCCTCCAAGAGACAAATGGAATGGTGAACTGTTAGGTTATACAATAGTATGGCAGGAACATTCTCAAGTGCCAAATTCCATCAACAATACAAAATCCGCATCCGTAAGCGGATGGACAACATCAAAATTCACCATAACAGGATTGAACAAATTCACTCGTTATTCTGTGAGTGTAAAAGCGTTCAATAGCGTTTCACACGGACCATCTAATATTCCCATAACAGTAACAACACTAGAAGGag tacCGGAGGCACCACCGGATGACGTTATGTGTACTGCTCTATCTGCCCAAAGCATTAAAATAGCCTGGAGACCACCTCCTATACAATACAGAGGAGGAATCATACAAGGGTATAAAGTTCACTATCGGCCGATTCAAATCACCGATAATT tGGAACAGTGGACTAGCAGTGAAGTGAAAAGAACTTCTGGAACTGAAACTCAATTGCACGCATTGAGACCTCACACCACATATGCCTTGCAAGTCAGAGCTTACACAGCAGCCGGAGATGGAGTATCGAGCCGACCTGTACATTGCATAACCGATGAAGACc TTCCTGGGCAGCCAAAAGGAATAAAAGCATTATCACTCACTGGAGAATCTGTTCTTGTCAGTTGGCTACCACCAAATAAGCCAAACGGACACATTAAACATTACACAGTCTACGTCAGAGAAgcaattaa atctgGAAAACATAATACGTATACAGTACAAAGCAATGATACATCTAATCATGTAATCAACACCGGTGAAATAATGTATACGATAAAAACGTTAAAAGATGGACACTTGTACGACTTTTGGGTGAGCGCAACGACAAATACAGGCGAAGGTGAACCTTCGACTATTATATCCCAAGAGCCTacacaaaaaa GTCCAGCAAGAATAGCATCTTTTGGAGGATCAATATCGGCTGGATCTGGTTCTGCGGTGATTCTCAATTGTCGCACGGCAGGCACTCCAACCCCTCGGACTCGTTGGCTGCGAGCTGATGCTCCTGTGACACATCATCACAGCCTCACTATTTCAAGCAATGGAGACCTTCATATACCga AAATAGATCCAACATTGGCCGATAACTATACTTGCGTCGCTCGGAATCCTGGAGGCGAAGATTCCATCACATATTTAATCAAAGTTTTATCACCACCGTCTCCACCGGCCATTCACATTCTATCACCACAAGAATCGCATTCGTTAAAACTGAAACTAGAACCACCTCTGCCTAGTTATGACACGACTCCTCCACAAG GATACACTCTAACATTCAAACGAGAAAATGAAGAATGGCAAACCATAGACCTATCGCCTGATACCAGTACGTTCACACTTGAGGATTTGAAGTGTGGATCGATGTATCATATCTATGTAGCAGCTCACAATAGAGTCGGAGAAGGTAATCCGAGTAGTGTAATAATTGCTTCAACTAAAGGGGGAG cACCTAAAGTGCCACCCGAGACTGATTTCATCTTGACTAATGCGACAACTCTACGAATGAATATGTTCACTTGGGAGGATCTCGGCTGTCCGATAATGCAATACATCATTGAATACAAGCAGCTCGGGTCGGTCCATTGGATCAGAGTCGACAGTCAACACAACGATGACATGATGTACATTTCAGACTTGGTTCCGGCCACATGGTATCAGTTGAAAATATCTGCATCGAATGAAGCCGGGGCCACAATGGCGAATTATAACTTTGCAACCACTACCATCAGTGGAG ctCGGATCGCAGCACCTTCAAATTATCCCGATGATGGAATTTACTCCGATGACAATATGACCGATTCTGTAGTGCTACTCATATTGTGTATCATTATAACAATAGCTGCTATTGTAATGGcgtatttgctacttaaaaagcgaAG GCAAGAAACGAGGCACGAAGACAAGTCTGAAGATGAAAACTGTCGAAACTGCCAACAAGTTTATTCAGCTTTACCAATGAAACCAAATGGGAAAGTCATTGACGACACTTCAG AAATGTATGAGATAAGTCCATATGCAACATTCAGTGTCGGTGCAGGCCCACAACCATCTAGATCTGTAACAGCAGCAACTTTAGACTATACCCTCCAATTTAGAACCTTCGGTCATTCAGAAAATGAAGGGTTGAATCCGCCACCACCTCCACCATGTGCAGGATATCCTAATCGTCCAGCACGATTTAGACATAAACGATGCTACCATTCCAATGATG AAGACTCGACAATAAGTAAGGCTGAAACTGTGCGATTAGCTAGAAATACAGGACCTGGTCGTCGGAGACCTGGAGCTCCGGCACCGTCACCGCCGGATGCAGTGGATTCAGATTCAGAAGACAGCGGCAACACGGATGCACGATGCTCTCACAGACCACGTCCAGCTCGAGCGTTGCATCACGCCG ATTCAGAAAT CGACAATGCTGAACATCAAAGGGCGGAAAACTATCTCAACATCAAGAAGGATCAACGGCTTCTGGAAGAT ACACGGCTAACACTATATCCAAGAGAAACTACCAACAAGATGGAAAAGTCACGACCATTAGAAATGAGGAAATGTGATGATGAAGTTTGA
- the LOC143911110 gene encoding uncharacterized protein LOC143911110 isoform X2, whose translation MTVCRVCLGNNPSEPVEGFCRRMMMNVFTFPMAQDDCLPNKICRKCYRKVSSAFKLKILAKKSYDILININRISENSTKTHSTSETVIDKTVSDLQNEIADDNSFDSRFDDSDNIALGIYLGKKDSNTVPGISCEDLLKKNDETVILPAVQEEKVTCKINKRRGKVKRTELLSQASSSVCHLCGKQVTNIKEHNKLHDKNRKRIPCSDCTKTFASFGARRKHELVHHLGVLYYCEICKKHYKNGYEHKRIVHSNLPKPHACLLCDKRYRSGALLKFHMTIHTKERPFSCADCGKLFRTQALCTLHRRRVHEGERKFICQYCSKGFFSNHHLTIHLKTHTQEKNYKCNLCGKLFLTCSAVRLHEKRHSGVKTVKCTVCEMAFINNGALKSHMISHTKEKKFECKYCGVKFGRSDHRNRHEKTSHESKILQTL comes from the exons ATGACGGTATGTCGCGTGTGTCTCGGCAACAATCCATCGGAGCCGGTGGAGGGCTTCTGTCGCCGCATGATGATGAACGTCTTCACCTTCCCG ATGGCCCAAGATGACTGTTTACCCAACAAAATATGTCGAAAGTGCTATCGGAAAGTTTCAtctgcatttaaattaaaaattctggCCAAAAAATCTTATGATATATTGATTAATATCAATCGGATTTCTGAAAATAGTACGAAGACACATTCTACTTCTGAAACTGTTATTGATAAAACGGTGAGTGATTTACAAAATGAAATTGCAGACGATAATTCCTTTGATTCAAGATTTGACGATTCGGATAATATTGCGTTGGGAATTTATCTCGGTAAGAAAGATAGTAATACCGTTCCGGGCATTAGTTGTGAAGATctgcttaaaaaaaatgatgaaactGTAATACTGCCTGCCGTCCAAGAAG aaaaagtaacatgtaaaataaataaaagaagaggCAAAGTAAAACGAACTGAATTGTTATCTCAGGCTTCGTCTTCTGTTTGTCATCTTTGCGGCAAACAGGTGACAAACATCAAAGAGCACAATAAACTTCACGACAAAAACCGCAAACGTATACCTTGTTCAGATTGTACGAAGACGTTCGCCAGTTTTGGTGCCCGCAGAAAGCATGAATTGGTTCACCATTTAGGAGTGTTGTACTATTGCGAAATATGCAAAAAAC ATTATAAAAACGGATATGAACACAAACGGATTGTACATTCGAATTTGCCGAAACCGCATGCTTGCTTATTGTGTGATAAAAGATACAGATCGGGTGCATTGCTTAAATTTCATATGACCATACATACAAAGGAGAGGCCCTTTTCTTGTGCCGATTGTGGGAAATTGTTCCGAACACAAGCACTTTGCACCCTTCATAG GAGACGTGTACATGAGGGTGAACGCAAATTTATTTGTCAATACTGCTCTAAAGGATTTTTCTCAAATCATCATTTAACCATACATTTGAA AACGCACACGCAAGAAAAGAATTACAAATGCAATCTATGTGGAAAACTATTTTTAACTTGTTCTGCTGTTAGACTTCACGAAAAAAGGCATTCCGGAGTTAAAACTGTAAAGTGCACTGTTTGTGAAATGGCCTTTATAAATAATgg AGCTTTGAAGAGTCACATGATATCGCATACAAAGGAAAAGAAATTCGAGTGCAAGTATTGcggggtgaaatttggtagatCAGACCATCGTAACAGGCATGAAAAAACATCACACGAAAGTAAAATTCTTCAAAcgttataa
- the LOC143911110 gene encoding uncharacterized protein LOC143911110 isoform X1 — translation MTVCRVCLGNNPSEPVEGFCRRMMMNVFTFPMAQDDCLPNKICRKCYRKVSSAFKLKILAKKSYDILININRISENSTKTHSTSETVIDKTVSDLQNEIADDNSFDSRFDDSDNIALGIYLGKKDSNTVPGISCEDLLKKNDETVILPAVQEEKVTCKINKRRGKVKRTELLSQASSSVCHLCGKQVTNIKEHNKLHDKNRKRIPCSDCTKTFASFGARRKHELVHHLGVLYYCEICKKHYKNGYEHKRIVHSNLPKPHACLLCDKRYRSGALLKFHMTIHTKERPFSCADCGKLFRTQALCTLHRRRVHEGERKFICQYCSKGFFSNHHLTIHLNNYFRTHTQEKNYKCNLCGKLFLTCSAVRLHEKRHSGVKTVKCTVCEMAFINNGALKSHMISHTKEKKFECKYCGVKFGRSDHRNRHEKTSHESKILQTL, via the exons ATGACGGTATGTCGCGTGTGTCTCGGCAACAATCCATCGGAGCCGGTGGAGGGCTTCTGTCGCCGCATGATGATGAACGTCTTCACCTTCCCG ATGGCCCAAGATGACTGTTTACCCAACAAAATATGTCGAAAGTGCTATCGGAAAGTTTCAtctgcatttaaattaaaaattctggCCAAAAAATCTTATGATATATTGATTAATATCAATCGGATTTCTGAAAATAGTACGAAGACACATTCTACTTCTGAAACTGTTATTGATAAAACGGTGAGTGATTTACAAAATGAAATTGCAGACGATAATTCCTTTGATTCAAGATTTGACGATTCGGATAATATTGCGTTGGGAATTTATCTCGGTAAGAAAGATAGTAATACCGTTCCGGGCATTAGTTGTGAAGATctgcttaaaaaaaatgatgaaactGTAATACTGCCTGCCGTCCAAGAAG aaaaagtaacatgtaaaataaataaaagaagaggCAAAGTAAAACGAACTGAATTGTTATCTCAGGCTTCGTCTTCTGTTTGTCATCTTTGCGGCAAACAGGTGACAAACATCAAAGAGCACAATAAACTTCACGACAAAAACCGCAAACGTATACCTTGTTCAGATTGTACGAAGACGTTCGCCAGTTTTGGTGCCCGCAGAAAGCATGAATTGGTTCACCATTTAGGAGTGTTGTACTATTGCGAAATATGCAAAAAAC ATTATAAAAACGGATATGAACACAAACGGATTGTACATTCGAATTTGCCGAAACCGCATGCTTGCTTATTGTGTGATAAAAGATACAGATCGGGTGCATTGCTTAAATTTCATATGACCATACATACAAAGGAGAGGCCCTTTTCTTGTGCCGATTGTGGGAAATTGTTCCGAACACAAGCACTTTGCACCCTTCATAG GAGACGTGTACATGAGGGTGAACGCAAATTTATTTGTCAATACTGCTCTAAAGGATTTTTCTCAAATCATCATTTAACCATACATTTGAA TAATTATTTCAGAACGCACACGCAAGAAAAGAATTACAAATGCAATCTATGTGGAAAACTATTTTTAACTTGTTCTGCTGTTAGACTTCACGAAAAAAGGCATTCCGGAGTTAAAACTGTAAAGTGCACTGTTTGTGAAATGGCCTTTATAAATAATgg AGCTTTGAAGAGTCACATGATATCGCATACAAAGGAAAAGAAATTCGAGTGCAAGTATTGcggggtgaaatttggtagatCAGACCATCGTAACAGGCATGAAAAAACATCACACGAAAGTAAAATTCTTCAAAcgttataa
- the LOC143910499 gene encoding ATP-binding cassette sub-family G member 1-like gives MDMETESFTGTHLRNFNHEPINLIFKNIQYKVACKKKNEEKIILDNVSGSFNAGRLTAILGPSGAGKTSLLKILAGIKKKNVSGQISINGHEINPNEFQWQSSYIGQESAMLPSLTTEETLTIATELKVKKSLNRDEISEKISEIAELLGLQKAMTTRAGNLSGGELKRLSIGVELVTNPPIMFFDEPTSGLDSVSSCQVVSHLQTLARNGHTIICVIHQPSSRLFNMFDDVLVVSDGNIIYGGPINEMVGVFESAGYICPQYYNRADFALEIASREIKRNSMLKSEKINQELESLISNTIENIAPLSCHIVPLDYQNDTGILRSEAFQKPNKKTYAASHFKQFRVLLKRSLLCAFRDILLTRIRILTHLAIGLVLGTIYYNIGNDASKIMSNASLMFFLIMFMFFANGMLTVLTFPLEAAVFEREQQNHWYSVYAYIASKLIVDFPLQLLCPTIIVFTAYYMSNQPMECFRLAMFWSICILFTIIAQIVGLITGVMFSVQIGVFLLPAITIPIVIFSGFFLRFNEIPYYLKPFSYISYFGYTFEGLLLSVYDYDRPRLDCSVEFCFFRSSKKFLNEMDITEGNYWTDVGFLVGFIVLLQISLLAALKFRVSKSF, from the exons ATGGATATGGAAACGGAAAGCTTTACGGGAACACATCTGAGGAATTTCAATCATGAGCCAATAAACTTGATTTTTAAGAACATTCAATACAAAGTGgcttgtaaaaaaa aaaatgaagaaaaaatcaTTTTGGACAATGTATCAGGATCATTCAATGCTGGAAGACTTACAGCTATTTTAGGTCCTTCTGGCGCGGGAAAGACTTCACTTCTTAAAATTTTAGCTGGTATCAA gaaaaaaaatgtgtccgGTCAAATATCAATAAACGGACATGAAATAAACCCAAATGAATTTCAGTGGCAATCGTCGTATATTGGACAAGAGTCTGCCATGCTTCCATCTTTGACCACTGAAGAAACTTTAACCATAGCAACAGAACTTAAAGTTAAAAAGTCTTTAAATAGAGATGAAATatcagaaaaa ATTTCTGAAATAGCAGAATTGTTAGGTCTTCAAAAAGCCATGACTACTAGAGCTGGTAACTTATCTGGTGGTGAATTGAAACGTTTATCTATAGGCGTCGAATTGGTTACAAATCCTCCCATAATGTTTTTTGATGAACCTACAAG TGGATTAGAtagcgtatcttcatgtcaagTGGTGTCACACTTACAAACATTAGCCAGAAATGGCCACACAATCATTTGTGTTATACATCAACCTTCATCCAGGTTATTTAATATGTTCGATGATGTACTGGTTGTTTCCGatggaaatattatatatggaggGCCTATAAATGAGATGGTTGGAGTTTTTGAATCTGCCGGATATATTTGTCCGCAATATTACAACAGAGCCGATtttg CACTTGAAATTGCTAGTCGGGAAATAAAAAGAAACTCTATgctaaaatctgaaaaaataaatcaagagCTGGAATCATTGATATCAAACACAATAGAAAATatag caCCTCTGTCATGTCATATAGTGCCATTGGATTATCAGAATGATACAGGAATATTACGTAGTGAAGCATTTCAAAAACCAAACAAAAAAACTTATGCTGCTtctcattttaaacaatttcggGTTTTGTTGAAACGATCTTTACTTTGTGCGTTTCGTGATATT TTATTGACGAGAATAAGAATTTTGACTCACTTAGCCATTGGATTAGTACTCGGGACGATATACTATAATATAGGAAATGATGCGTCAAAAATAATGAGCAACGCATCATTGATGTTCTTTCTGATCATGTTTATGTTTTTCGCAAATGGCATGCTAACTGTACTAACAT TTCCACTAGAAGCGGCTGTGTTTGAAAGGGAACAACAAAATCACTGGTATTCTGTTTATGCTTATATCGCCTCGAAATTAATAGTCGATTTTCCTTTACAG TTACTTTGTCCAACTATTATTGTATTCACCGCATATTATATGTCGAATCAACCAATGGAATGCTTCCGACTGGCAATGTTTTGgagtatttgtattttatttacaataatagCTCAAATAGTGGGTCTTATTACAGGGGTAATGTTTAGTGTTCAG ATAGGAGTATTTTTACTGCCAGCAATAACTATCCCCATTGTGATATTTTCTGGTTTCTTTTTGAGATTTAATGAAATCCCTTACTACTTGAAGCCTTTtagttatatttcatattttggaTATACTTTTGAAGGCTTGTTATTGTCGGTGTACGATTATGACAGACCACGGCTAGATTGTTCAGTTGAATTTTGCTTTTTTAGATCatcaaagaaatttttaaatgagATGGATATTACGGAAGGAAACTATTGGACGGATGTTGGTTTTCTTGTCggatttattgttttattgcaaATTTCGTTACTAGCGGCACTAAAATTCAGAGTGTCAAAatctttttaa